One part of the Corynebacterium aurimucosum ATCC 700975 genome encodes these proteins:
- a CDS encoding FMN reductase yields the protein MRSLVLVTAGLSSPSSTRALGDALSSATTTHVTARGESVDITVVELRELAGELAEAMTNWVSPTPRLNAAQSAVLNADGLIAVSPVFQGSYSGLFKMFFDTLEPHSLEGLPTLIAATGGSSRHALVLDYALRPLLNYLHATVVPTGVFQATEDFGTAEGARNEKRIERAAGELADLMVRPVDRVAGLTGPLSETQEAPQDSSENILDSDPAGFRALLSRHDGQPN from the coding sequence ATGCGCTCACTCGTGCTTGTTACGGCTGGGCTGTCCTCGCCGTCGTCGACGCGCGCGCTTGGCGACGCCCTCTCATCCGCCACCACCACTCACGTCACTGCCCGGGGAGAGAGCGTGGACATCACCGTCGTGGAGCTACGCGAGCTCGCGGGTGAGCTGGCCGAGGCCATGACCAACTGGGTCTCGCCCACGCCTCGTCTGAACGCGGCACAGTCCGCCGTGCTGAATGCCGACGGTCTCATCGCCGTCAGCCCAGTCTTCCAAGGAAGCTACTCGGGCTTGTTCAAGATGTTCTTCGACACTTTGGAGCCGCATTCCTTGGAGGGGCTTCCTACCCTCATCGCGGCCACAGGCGGCTCCAGCCGGCACGCGCTGGTCCTGGACTATGCCCTGCGGCCGCTGCTCAATTACCTGCATGCCACGGTGGTCCCCACCGGCGTCTTCCAGGCCACGGAGGACTTTGGCACCGCGGAGGGCGCGCGCAATGAGAAGCGCATCGAGCGCGCCGCTGGGGAGTTGGCGGACCTCATGGTGCGCCCGGTCGACCGCGTCGCTGGGCTTACCGGCCCCCTCAGCGAAACGCAGGAAGCGCCGCAAGACAGTTCAGAAAACATACTGGATTCGGACCCTGCCGGATTCCGCGCACTCCTCTCCCGCCACGACGGCCAGCCGAACTAA